A window from Triplophysa dalaica isolate WHDGS20190420 chromosome 3, ASM1584641v1, whole genome shotgun sequence encodes these proteins:
- the ipp gene encoding actin-binding protein IPP: MSSRGPSLLCPGHPAAGDDEARVACERGTPSSQRHAGLMLAQMNKMRLCSDFCDVKLLVGDSVFGVHRLVLAASGPYFAALFSGAMSEAREEEVRIAGVEADVFEMLLEFIYTGCIHVTVDIVQEVMVAADMLQLSDVVDICGDFLRAHMDPSNCVGVYRFLEQIGCMELLQFTEDYIHVHFLEVRTSEEFSSLSKDQLVKLLRSEELRIEDEYQVLTAAMDWLLHDVPHKKKHMVEVLEPVRFPLLSPQRLFKYIEGISDFSLRVALQTLLREYTEVNKSPKESKPINLLQTAKTRPRRKARKYLYAIGGYTRLQGGRWSDSRALSCVERFDSFSQYWTTVSSLHQARSGLGVAVLEGMIYVVGGEKDSMIFDCTERYDPVTKQWAAVASLNYPRCGVGVCSCHGALYALGGWIGSEIGKTMERYDPTDNKWEVIGSMAVPRYYFGCCELQGFIYVIGGISDEGTELCSAEVYDPISRRWSALPVMVTRRAYVGVASLNNCIYAVGGWNEALGSLDTVEKYCLEEEKWMEVASLAVPRAGVTVAAVNGLLYAVGGRTSSRDFSAPVTVDSVEIYDPHLDTWTEIGNMITSRCDGGVAVL; the protein is encoded by the exons ATGTCCTCTAGGGGTCCATCACTGTTGTGCCCTGGACATCCTGCGGCAGGAGATGATGAAGCGAGGGTGGCGTGTGAACGTGGGACTCCATCCTCACAGAGACACGCTGGTCTCATGCTCGCTCAGATGAACAAGATGCGTCTTTGCTCTGACTTCTGCGATGTGAAGTTGCTGGTGGGGGACAGTGTATTCGGGGTCCACAGGCTGGTGCTGGCCGCCAGTGGCCCTTACTTTGCAGCTCTGTTCTCAGGTGCCATGAGCGAAGCCCGTGAGGAGGAGGTTCGAATCGCGGGAGTCGAAGCTGATGTCTTTGAAATGCTCCTGGAATTTATTTACACTG GCTGTATTCATGTGACAGTAGACATTGTACAGGAGGTGATGGTGGCCGCAGACATGCTGCAGTTGAGTGATGTGGTGGATATATGTGGAGATTTCCTCCGGGCTCACATGGACCCCTCCAACTGTGTGGGGGTCTATCGGTTCCTGGAGCAGATCGGATGTATGGAGCTGTTGCAGTTCACTGAAGACTACATCCACGTTCATTTTCTAGAG GTTCGCACTTCAGAGGAGTTCTCAAGCTTGTCTAAAGATCAGCTGGTGAAGCTGCTGCGCAGCGAGGAGCTCAGGATTGAAGACGAGTATCAGGTGTTGACCGCTGCTATGGACTGGCTCCTCCATGACGTCCCACACAAGAAGAAGCACATGGTGGAGGTCCTGGAGCCTGTGCGCTTCCCTCTGCTTTCTCCACAGAGACTCTTCAAGTACATAGAGG GTATTTCTGACTTCAGTTTGCGAGTGGCGTTACAGACGCTGCTGAGAGAGTACACGGAAGTCAACAAGTCTCCAAAAGAAAGCAAACCAATTAATCTCTTGCAAACGGCCAAAACCCGCCCCAGGAGAAAAGCCCGCAAGTACCTCTACGCCATTG GTGGTTACACTCGTCTTCAGGGTGGCCGCTGGAGTGACAGTCGGGCTCTAAGCTGTGTGGAACGCTTTGATTCATTCAGTCAGTACTGGACCACCGTGTCTTCTCTGCATCAAGCCCGTAGTGGTCTCGGGGTGGCAGTTCTGGAGGGCATGATCTATGTGGTTGGGG gAGAAAAAGACTCCATGATCTTCGATTGTACGGAGCGATATGACCCTGTGACTAAACAGTGGGCAGCAGTGGCATCTCTGAACTACCCTCGCTGTGGGGTGGGGGTTTGTTCGTGTCATGGAGCTCTCTATGCACTTG GGGGCTGGATTGGCTCAGAGATTGGGAAGACCATGGAGCGATATGACCCAACTGATAATAAGTGGGAGGTTATTGGAAGTATGGCTGTACCTCGATACTACTTTGGTTGCTGTGAACTGCAAG GTTTCATCTATGTGATTGGCGGAATCAGTGATGAGGGTACAGAGCTGTGTTCGGCTGAGGTCTATGACCCTATTTCCCGCCGCTGGAGTGCCCTTCCTGTCATGGTGACACGACGGGCATATGTGGGTGTGGCTAGTCTAAATAACTGCATCTATGCTGTAGGGGGCTGGAATGAAGCTCTGGGGTCACTGGACACTGTGGAAAAATACTGTCTGGAGGAG GAGAAGTGGATGGAGGTGGCATCATTGGCGGTCCCGCGGGCTGGCGTCACAGTCGCGGCCGTCAACGGCTTGTTGTACGCGGTGGGCGGTCGGACCTCCAGTCGAGACTTTTCGGCACCAGTCACTGTGGATTCGGTCGAAATCTATGACCCTCACCTGGACACTTGGACGGAGATCGGAAACATGATCACCAGTCGTTGTGATGGGGGCGTGgctgtgctctga
- the LOC130417456 gene encoding NLR family CARD domain-containing protein 3-like isoform X2, producing the protein MWTPLGLCDGTMTTDPSVKRDDLIQVHSRCGVCMQVLKDLVSVSCGHTVCNSLYCQSGHSGDFDCAYFKKTSGPRSVLNLREVKAGSGSAGIDLVKERYKEEHKTSMKRKYESIFEVIKLKENQILLSQVYTQLYLIEGESKGVNEEHEVLQMEKTYKTFQYTPINCNDIFYPLIEPGYEGKAKKKKKILKTVLTKGIAGIGKTVSVQKFILDWAEGKANQDIDFMFVLSFRELNLIKDDQCSLHQLLLDLHPELKDLDSQIYEDCKVVFIFDGLDENRIKMMLPSSKKVSDVTETSSVGSLLSNLIKGELLPSALIWITSRPAAASQIPSEYINRVTEIQGFGDSQKEEYFRKRIRDEHQASRIISHIIKSRSLYIMCHIPVFCWISATVLQNILKQDHSAEIPKTLTEMYTHFLLIHINMRNQKYDEVDLEKPQQSNREVIVKLAKLAFKQLMKGNVIFYKEDLRECGINVTEVSVFSGVCTEVFKEESVNHQRKIYSFVHLSFQEFLAAFYVFYCYLIRTEEAFDSLHNLHKRVMDEALDSENGHLDLFLRFLLGISLESNQRLLQDLLTNTEKSAEGIKKTTTYIKDKIINEKCLRADRSINLFLCLLELNNQTLCREIQEFLMSEKHSEKELSPSHCSAMAFMLQMSEEVLDGLDLKKFNTSWEGRRRLLPAVINYRRALLNNCKLTDQCCESLASALQSPVSALIELDVSNNDLQDSGVKLLSAALKNPNCKLEILRLSGCMVTKEGCCYLASALKSNPSHLTVLDLSYNHPGDSGVKLLSDLLKDPYCKLEKLNVDHGGPARIRQTLRKYACDLTLDLNTTHSHLIQSDENKKVTHVYVTQSYPDHPDRFEHFEQVLSKESLTGRHYWEAEWSGKLVHVSMTYKGISRKGERQCSFGKNDKSWSLFCTGKILTAWHNNTPTEVRAPEAHSNIIGVYLDWPAGTLSFYNVSDTHALRHLHTYYSTFTEPLYAGLSIFESEASLRQL; encoded by the exons ATGTGGACCCCTCTAGGATTATGTGATGGAACAATGACCACTGACCCCAG TGTGAAGAGGGATGACCTGATCCAGGTTCACTCCAGATGTGGAGTTTGTATGCAAGTTCTGAAAGATCTGGTCTCTGTCAGCTGTGGACACACAGTGTGCAATAGCTTGTATTGTCAATCAGGTCATTCAGGAGACTTTGATTGTGCCTATTTCAAGAAGACATCTGGACCAAGGTCTGTTCTAAACCTACGTGAAGTTAAAGCAGGGTCCGGTTCTGCCGGTATTGATTTGGTCAAAGAGAGATACAAAGAGGAACACAAAACCAGCATGAAGAGAAAGTATGAGAGCATATTTGAGGTCATCAAATTAAAAGAGAATCAAATCCTCCTGAGCCAGGTTTACACACAACTGTACCTTATAGAGGGGGAGAGCAAAGGTGTGAATGAAGAACATGAGGTTTTACAGATGGAGAAAACTTACAAGACCTTTCAATATACTCCAATCAATtgcaatgacattttttatccTTTAATTGAACCAGGGTATGAGGGAAaggcaaagaaaaaaaagaaaatattaaagacTGTTCTTACTAAAGGCATcgctggaattggaaaaacagtctctgtgcagaagttcatttTGGATTGGGCTGAAGGAAAAGCCAATCAAGATATAGATTTTATGTTCGTGCTTTCGTTTCGAGAGCTGAACTTGATTAAAGATGACCAGTGCAGTCTTCACCAACTTCTACTTGACTTGCATCCTGAACTTAAAGATCTGGACTCGCAGATTTATGAAGATTGTAAAGTtgtgttcatctttgatggtctggatgaaaacagaattaaaatgaTGTTGCCAAGCAGCAAGAAAGTTTCTGATGTGACCGAGACATCATCAGTGGGTTCGTTATTGTCAAACCTCATCAAAGGAGAACTGCTtccctctgctctcatctggatAACCTCCAGACCAGCGGCAGCCAGTCAGATCCCCTCTGAATACATCAACCGTGTGACAGAAATTCAGGGATTCGGCGACTCTCAGAAGGAGGAATATTTCCGGAAGAGAATCCGTGATGAGCATCAGGCGAGCAGAATCATATCACACATTATAAAATCCAGAAGCCTTTACATCATGTGCCACATACCAGTCTTCTGCTGGATCTCAGCCactgttcttcaaaacatcctGAAGCAAGATCACAGTGCAGAAATACCTAAAACCCTGActgaaatgtacacacacttTCTGCTGATTCACATTAATATGAGGAATCAGAAGTATGATGAGGTTGATCTTGAAAAACCCCAACAGTCTAATAGAGAAGTGATTGTGAAACTTGCTAAACTGGCTTTCAAACAGCTGATGAAAGGCAATGTGATCTTCTATAAAGAGGATCTGAGAGAGTGTGGCATAAATGTAACTGAAGTCTCTGTGTTTTCTGGTGTTTGCACTGAAGTATTTAAGGAGGAATCTGTGAATCATCAAAGGAAGATCTATAGCTTCGTACATCTGAGCTTTCAGGAGTTTCTGGCAGCTTtctatgtgttttattgttactTGATTCGGACTGAAGAAGCTTTCGATTCGCTCcataatttgcataaaagaGTCATGGACGAAGCTCTTGACAGTGAGAATGGCCACCTGGATCTTTTCCTCCGGTTCCTGCTGGGAATCTCGCTGGAGAGCAATCAGAGACTCCTACAGGATCTGctgacaaacacagagaaaagtGCAGAAGGCATTAAGAAAACCACCACTTACATTAAAGACaagattataaatgaaaaatgtcttaGAGCTGACAGATCCATCAATCTGTTCCTCTGCCTGCTTGAATTAAACAATCAGACCCTCTGTAGAGAGATTCAAGAGTTCCTGATGTCAGAGAAACACTCAGAGAAAGAACTCTCTCCATCTCACTGCTCAGCAATGGCCTTCATGCTTCAGATGTCAGAGGAGGTGCTGGATGGGCTCGACCTAAAGAAATTCAACACGTCATGGGAGGGCAGAAGGAGACTGTTACCGGCTGTGATAAACTACAGAAGAGCTCT GCTTAACAACTGCAAACTTACTGATCAGTGTTGTGAAAGTCTAGCCTCAGCTCTACAATCACCAGTGTCTGCCCTGATAGAGCTGGATGTCAGTAACAATGACCtacaggattcaggagtgaaacTGCTCTCGGCTGCACTGAAGAATCCAAACTGTAAATTGGAAATACTGAG GTTATCTGGCTGTATGGTGACAAAAGAAGGATGTTGCTATTTGGCTTCAGCTTTGAAATCAAACCCTTCACACCTGACAGTACTGGATCTGAGCTACAATCATCCAGGAGATTCAGGAGTAAAACTGCTCTCTGATTTACTGAAGGATCCTTactgtaaactggagaaactCAA TGTGGATCACGGAGGACCCGCCAGGATCAGGCAGACACTGCGGAAAT ATGCCTGTGATCTCAcgctggatctaaacacaacacacagtcaTCTCATTCAGTCTGATGAGAACAAAAAAGTCACACATGTATATGTGACACAGtcgtatcctgatcatccagatAGATTTGAGCACTTTGAGCAGGTTTTGTCTAAAGAGAGTCTGACTGGCCGTCATTACTGGGAGGCTGAATGGAGTGGGAAGTTGGTTCATGTATCAATGACGTATAAAGGAATCAGCAGGAAAGGAGAGAGGCAGTGTAGTTTTGgaaaaaatgataaatcatGGAGTCTTTTCTGTACTGGTAAGATACTAACTGCTTGGCACAATAACACACCCACGGAAGTACGTGCCCCTGAAGCTCACTCCAACATAATAGGAGTGTATCTGGACTGGCCGGCCGGGACTTTGTCCTTCTACAACGTTTCTGACACACACGCGCTCAGACACTTACACACATATTACTCTACCTTCACTGAACCCCTCTATGCCGGATTAAGTATTTTTGAATCCGAAGCATCTCTGCGTCAGCTCTGA
- the LOC130417456 gene encoding NLR family CARD domain-containing protein 3-like isoform X1: MEGHQESAEEYLTETVTSGELSCVSMKSNNSMWTPIGFSNGTMISDSRKEIPPSNIKHSHVSLRSNNSMWTPLGLCDGTMTTDPSVKRDDLIQVHSRCGVCMQVLKDLVSVSCGHTVCNSLYCQSGHSGDFDCAYFKKTSGPRSVLNLREVKAGSGSAGIDLVKERYKEEHKTSMKRKYESIFEVIKLKENQILLSQVYTQLYLIEGESKGVNEEHEVLQMEKTYKTFQYTPINCNDIFYPLIEPGYEGKAKKKKKILKTVLTKGIAGIGKTVSVQKFILDWAEGKANQDIDFMFVLSFRELNLIKDDQCSLHQLLLDLHPELKDLDSQIYEDCKVVFIFDGLDENRIKMMLPSSKKVSDVTETSSVGSLLSNLIKGELLPSALIWITSRPAAASQIPSEYINRVTEIQGFGDSQKEEYFRKRIRDEHQASRIISHIIKSRSLYIMCHIPVFCWISATVLQNILKQDHSAEIPKTLTEMYTHFLLIHINMRNQKYDEVDLEKPQQSNREVIVKLAKLAFKQLMKGNVIFYKEDLRECGINVTEVSVFSGVCTEVFKEESVNHQRKIYSFVHLSFQEFLAAFYVFYCYLIRTEEAFDSLHNLHKRVMDEALDSENGHLDLFLRFLLGISLESNQRLLQDLLTNTEKSAEGIKKTTTYIKDKIINEKCLRADRSINLFLCLLELNNQTLCREIQEFLMSEKHSEKELSPSHCSAMAFMLQMSEEVLDGLDLKKFNTSWEGRRRLLPAVINYRRALLNNCKLTDQCCESLASALQSPVSALIELDVSNNDLQDSGVKLLSAALKNPNCKLEILRLSGCMVTKEGCCYLASALKSNPSHLTVLDLSYNHPGDSGVKLLSDLLKDPYCKLEKLNVDHGGPARIRQTLRKYACDLTLDLNTTHSHLIQSDENKKVTHVYVTQSYPDHPDRFEHFEQVLSKESLTGRHYWEAEWSGKLVHVSMTYKGISRKGERQCSFGKNDKSWSLFCTGKILTAWHNNTPTEVRAPEAHSNIIGVYLDWPAGTLSFYNVSDTHALRHLHTYYSTFTEPLYAGLSIFESEASLRQL, encoded by the exons ATGGAAGGACACCAGGAGAGTGCCGAGGAGTATCTCACAGAGACAGTGACATCTGGAGAACTCAGCTGTGTGTCTATGAAGTCAAATAACTCCATGTGGACCCCTATAGGGTTTAGTAATGGAACAATGATCTCAGACTCCAG AAAGGAAATTCCGCcatcaaatataaaacacagcCATGTGTCTCTAAGGTCTAACAACTCCATGTGGACCCCTCTAGGATTATGTGATGGAACAATGACCACTGACCCCAG TGTGAAGAGGGATGACCTGATCCAGGTTCACTCCAGATGTGGAGTTTGTATGCAAGTTCTGAAAGATCTGGTCTCTGTCAGCTGTGGACACACAGTGTGCAATAGCTTGTATTGTCAATCAGGTCATTCAGGAGACTTTGATTGTGCCTATTTCAAGAAGACATCTGGACCAAGGTCTGTTCTAAACCTACGTGAAGTTAAAGCAGGGTCCGGTTCTGCCGGTATTGATTTGGTCAAAGAGAGATACAAAGAGGAACACAAAACCAGCATGAAGAGAAAGTATGAGAGCATATTTGAGGTCATCAAATTAAAAGAGAATCAAATCCTCCTGAGCCAGGTTTACACACAACTGTACCTTATAGAGGGGGAGAGCAAAGGTGTGAATGAAGAACATGAGGTTTTACAGATGGAGAAAACTTACAAGACCTTTCAATATACTCCAATCAATtgcaatgacattttttatccTTTAATTGAACCAGGGTATGAGGGAAaggcaaagaaaaaaaagaaaatattaaagacTGTTCTTACTAAAGGCATcgctggaattggaaaaacagtctctgtgcagaagttcatttTGGATTGGGCTGAAGGAAAAGCCAATCAAGATATAGATTTTATGTTCGTGCTTTCGTTTCGAGAGCTGAACTTGATTAAAGATGACCAGTGCAGTCTTCACCAACTTCTACTTGACTTGCATCCTGAACTTAAAGATCTGGACTCGCAGATTTATGAAGATTGTAAAGTtgtgttcatctttgatggtctggatgaaaacagaattaaaatgaTGTTGCCAAGCAGCAAGAAAGTTTCTGATGTGACCGAGACATCATCAGTGGGTTCGTTATTGTCAAACCTCATCAAAGGAGAACTGCTtccctctgctctcatctggatAACCTCCAGACCAGCGGCAGCCAGTCAGATCCCCTCTGAATACATCAACCGTGTGACAGAAATTCAGGGATTCGGCGACTCTCAGAAGGAGGAATATTTCCGGAAGAGAATCCGTGATGAGCATCAGGCGAGCAGAATCATATCACACATTATAAAATCCAGAAGCCTTTACATCATGTGCCACATACCAGTCTTCTGCTGGATCTCAGCCactgttcttcaaaacatcctGAAGCAAGATCACAGTGCAGAAATACCTAAAACCCTGActgaaatgtacacacacttTCTGCTGATTCACATTAATATGAGGAATCAGAAGTATGATGAGGTTGATCTTGAAAAACCCCAACAGTCTAATAGAGAAGTGATTGTGAAACTTGCTAAACTGGCTTTCAAACAGCTGATGAAAGGCAATGTGATCTTCTATAAAGAGGATCTGAGAGAGTGTGGCATAAATGTAACTGAAGTCTCTGTGTTTTCTGGTGTTTGCACTGAAGTATTTAAGGAGGAATCTGTGAATCATCAAAGGAAGATCTATAGCTTCGTACATCTGAGCTTTCAGGAGTTTCTGGCAGCTTtctatgtgttttattgttactTGATTCGGACTGAAGAAGCTTTCGATTCGCTCcataatttgcataaaagaGTCATGGACGAAGCTCTTGACAGTGAGAATGGCCACCTGGATCTTTTCCTCCGGTTCCTGCTGGGAATCTCGCTGGAGAGCAATCAGAGACTCCTACAGGATCTGctgacaaacacagagaaaagtGCAGAAGGCATTAAGAAAACCACCACTTACATTAAAGACaagattataaatgaaaaatgtcttaGAGCTGACAGATCCATCAATCTGTTCCTCTGCCTGCTTGAATTAAACAATCAGACCCTCTGTAGAGAGATTCAAGAGTTCCTGATGTCAGAGAAACACTCAGAGAAAGAACTCTCTCCATCTCACTGCTCAGCAATGGCCTTCATGCTTCAGATGTCAGAGGAGGTGCTGGATGGGCTCGACCTAAAGAAATTCAACACGTCATGGGAGGGCAGAAGGAGACTGTTACCGGCTGTGATAAACTACAGAAGAGCTCT GCTTAACAACTGCAAACTTACTGATCAGTGTTGTGAAAGTCTAGCCTCAGCTCTACAATCACCAGTGTCTGCCCTGATAGAGCTGGATGTCAGTAACAATGACCtacaggattcaggagtgaaacTGCTCTCGGCTGCACTGAAGAATCCAAACTGTAAATTGGAAATACTGAG GTTATCTGGCTGTATGGTGACAAAAGAAGGATGTTGCTATTTGGCTTCAGCTTTGAAATCAAACCCTTCACACCTGACAGTACTGGATCTGAGCTACAATCATCCAGGAGATTCAGGAGTAAAACTGCTCTCTGATTTACTGAAGGATCCTTactgtaaactggagaaactCAA TGTGGATCACGGAGGACCCGCCAGGATCAGGCAGACACTGCGGAAAT ATGCCTGTGATCTCAcgctggatctaaacacaacacacagtcaTCTCATTCAGTCTGATGAGAACAAAAAAGTCACACATGTATATGTGACACAGtcgtatcctgatcatccagatAGATTTGAGCACTTTGAGCAGGTTTTGTCTAAAGAGAGTCTGACTGGCCGTCATTACTGGGAGGCTGAATGGAGTGGGAAGTTGGTTCATGTATCAATGACGTATAAAGGAATCAGCAGGAAAGGAGAGAGGCAGTGTAGTTTTGgaaaaaatgataaatcatGGAGTCTTTTCTGTACTGGTAAGATACTAACTGCTTGGCACAATAACACACCCACGGAAGTACGTGCCCCTGAAGCTCACTCCAACATAATAGGAGTGTATCTGGACTGGCCGGCCGGGACTTTGTCCTTCTACAACGTTTCTGACACACACGCGCTCAGACACTTACACACATATTACTCTACCTTCACTGAACCCCTCTATGCCGGATTAAGTATTTTTGAATCCGAAGCATCTCTGCGTCAGCTCTGA